One window of the Ureibacillus sp. FSL W7-1570 genome contains the following:
- a CDS encoding DNA-binding protein, translating to MDWNYFILALGIAAAGYFIGEGLKNFKRPDVLNSLDDDDYELINERNVHYFMGISKEDAKSLIQEHPDIPHILINGKVYYPKAQLREWLLNLGMEQQK from the coding sequence TTGGATTGGAATTATTTCATTTTAGCATTGGGAATTGCGGCAGCTGGATATTTTATTGGGGAAGGTTTAAAGAATTTCAAAAGACCCGATGTACTGAATTCATTGGATGATGACGATTACGAACTGATCAATGAACGGAACGTGCATTATTTTATGGGGATTTCCAAAGAAGATGCAAAATCATTGATCCAGGAGCATCCTGACATTCCGCATATTTTGATCAATGGCAAAGTGTATTATCCAAAGGCCCAATTGCGTGAATGGTTATTGAATCTGGGGATGGAACAACAAAAATAA
- the tatA gene encoding twin-arginine translocase TatA/TatE family subunit — protein MPNIGVPGLIVILVIALIIFGPKKLPQLGRAVGETLREFKSSTKHIVDEVAEEFKLEEAKEEKKEKSTAAN, from the coding sequence ATGCCAAATATCGGTGTACCTGGATTGATTGTCATTTTGGTGATTGCCCTGATCATTTTCGGGCCAAAAAAACTGCCGCAATTGGGAAGGGCGGTCGGCGAAACATTGAGGGAATTCAAATCATCGACAAAACACATTGTCGATGAAGTGGCGGAAGAATTCAAACTGGAGGAGGCAAAAGAAGAAAAGAAAGAAAAAAGTACGGCGGCGAATTAA
- a CDS encoding DUF402 domain-containing protein, which translates to MIERKIRYDAKVVEYKCHLLNSQNRRIVLFHLIEEPFTIKVDDFQLTIPVGSYTTAYYWLDRPYNMYFWRDHSGHYLASYFNIVKNTKFEEGMVVFEDLIIDVLALPNGEHFILDEEELPEPFETFENGFAKGALETLLSSIGDVLSQTIAESQSIYSHKKFIPILENGYKELSAKCSIV; encoded by the coding sequence ATGATCGAGAGAAAAATACGATATGATGCGAAAGTGGTTGAGTATAAATGCCATTTACTAAATTCCCAAAATCGCCGTATCGTTTTATTTCATCTGATAGAAGAACCTTTTACCATTAAAGTGGATGATTTTCAACTGACCATTCCGGTGGGGAGTTATACAACTGCTTATTATTGGTTGGATCGTCCATATAATATGTATTTTTGGAGAGATCATTCAGGACATTATTTAGCTTCGTATTTTAACATTGTAAAGAATACAAAATTCGAAGAGGGTATGGTCGTATTTGAAGATTTGATTATTGATGTCCTGGCGCTGCCAAATGGGGAGCATTTTATTTTGGATGAAGAGGAATTGCCGGAACCCTTTGAAACATTTGAGAATGGCTTCGCTAAAGGGGCATTGGAAACTTTATTAAGTTCGATCGGCGATGTCCTCTCGCAAACTATTGCGGAATCCCAAAGTATTTATAGCCATAAAAAATTTATTCCCATATTAGAAAATGGGTATAAAGAGCTTTCTGCTAAGTGTTCTATCGTTTGA
- the tatC gene encoding twin-arginine translocase subunit TatC has product MMEEKEQTVIDHLEELRKRLILVTVLFIGSLAVGFWFAPNLLQLLKNQPSAAGVEWNLFGYTDGIMIYLKCAFILAILVTLPMALLQIWLFVKPGLTEREAKYTMTFIPASFLLFLVGISFSYFILFPMMLEFLSKINTSIGATETYGINQYFSLLFNLTIPVGAVFELPIVILFLTNVGIMTPEKLKRMRKVAYFILVVVGVSISPPDFISDFLIIIPLLLLFEISIFISGWSMKRRNMKQVMNQSGS; this is encoded by the coding sequence ATGATGGAAGAAAAAGAACAAACCGTCATTGACCATTTGGAGGAATTGCGGAAGCGGTTGATCCTCGTTACGGTTCTATTTATCGGATCGCTTGCGGTAGGGTTCTGGTTTGCACCAAACCTGCTTCAACTATTGAAAAATCAACCTTCCGCGGCTGGAGTGGAATGGAATCTGTTTGGTTATACGGATGGCATCATGATCTACCTGAAATGTGCGTTTATTTTGGCGATTTTGGTCACCTTACCGATGGCCTTGCTTCAAATTTGGTTGTTTGTAAAACCCGGTTTGACAGAAAGGGAAGCAAAATACACAATGACCTTCATCCCGGCCTCGTTTCTCCTATTTTTAGTGGGCATCAGTTTCAGTTATTTCATTTTATTTCCGATGATGCTCGAATTTTTATCGAAAATTAATACATCCATTGGGGCGACGGAAACCTATGGAATCAATCAGTACTTTTCGTTGCTGTTCAATTTGACGATTCCTGTCGGCGCCGTTTTTGAATTGCCCATCGTGATTTTATTTTTAACGAATGTGGGGATTATGACACCGGAAAAATTGAAGCGGATGAGAAAAGTGGCCTATTTCATCTTGGTGGTGGTCGGCGTGTCCATCTCGCCGCCGGATTTTATTTCAGATTTTTTGATTATCATTCCGTTATTGCTATTGTTTGAAATCAGCATTTTCATTTCCGGCTGGTCGATGAAGAGAAGAAATATGAAACAAGTGATGAATCAAAGCGGCTCATAA
- a CDS encoding GMC family oxidoreductase, whose translation MAKELKKTDVVLVGMGWTGGILAAELSKKGYKVVGLERGKNQTLADFQMMHDELRFAHRFEMMQDLSTETVTFRNNLKMRALPMRQYGSFLLGNNVGGAGTHWNGQTFRFLPYDFEIYTKTVERYGKSKIPEEMTLQDWGITYDEFEKYYDQFEKAIGVSGDEAPLGAPRSNPFPTPPMKKTPALELFFEAAKKLNLHPYMMPSANLSENYTNPDNISRPACQYCGFCERFGCEYAAKADPLNTVIPVALNTGNFELRTHANVVEILHQDGKAVGVKYIDTITREEYIQPAEVVGITSYALNNVRLLLISKMGKPYDPNTGTGVVGKNYCYQTFGASAQGFFENKQFNLYAGAGALGACLDDFNGDNFDHSDLNFLHGANISITQTGRRPIANNATPPGTPSWGAEFKKQSIKYANSVLSVGAQGASLPYRHHYLDLDPTYKDAFGLPLLRITFDFEEQDRQLVAYLGEQTEKIMKEMGADIIQAGKTLGPYNIVPYQSTHNTGGAIMGSSPETSVLNNYLQMWDFENVFIPGASAFPHNSGYNPTDTVGALAYRAAEGIDLYLQKGGLLV comes from the coding sequence TTGGCGAAAGAATTGAAAAAAACGGATGTCGTGCTTGTCGGAATGGGATGGACAGGTGGAATTTTGGCAGCGGAATTGTCGAAAAAGGGATATAAAGTCGTCGGTTTGGAGCGGGGGAAAAATCAGACGCTTGCCGACTTTCAAATGATGCATGATGAATTGCGGTTTGCCCACCGATTCGAAATGATGCAGGATCTTTCAACAGAAACCGTTACATTCCGCAACAATCTTAAAATGCGGGCATTGCCGATGAGACAATACGGTTCCTTCCTATTGGGGAACAATGTGGGGGGTGCCGGAACGCATTGGAACGGACAAACCTTCCGTTTCTTGCCATACGATTTTGAAATATATACAAAAACCGTGGAACGGTACGGAAAGTCCAAAATACCGGAAGAAATGACGTTGCAGGATTGGGGCATCACCTATGATGAATTTGAAAAATATTACGACCAGTTCGAAAAAGCGATCGGCGTTTCAGGAGATGAAGCTCCATTAGGCGCACCGAGATCCAATCCATTCCCGACTCCTCCCATGAAGAAAACCCCAGCCCTCGAATTATTCTTCGAAGCAGCGAAAAAATTAAACTTGCACCCATACATGATGCCTTCCGCCAATTTATCCGAAAACTACACAAATCCGGACAACATCTCGCGTCCCGCTTGCCAATACTGCGGTTTCTGCGAACGTTTCGGCTGTGAATATGCCGCAAAAGCCGATCCGCTGAATACGGTGATTCCGGTTGCGTTGAACACAGGCAACTTTGAATTGCGCACGCACGCCAATGTGGTGGAGATCCTCCATCAAGATGGAAAAGCGGTTGGAGTCAAATATATTGATACGATCACAAGGGAAGAATATATCCAACCTGCGGAAGTGGTGGGCATTACGAGCTATGCGTTAAATAATGTGAGGCTCCTGTTGATTTCAAAAATGGGCAAACCATATGATCCGAACACGGGTACAGGGGTGGTCGGCAAAAACTACTGCTATCAAACATTCGGCGCATCCGCACAGGGCTTCTTTGAGAATAAACAATTCAATTTGTATGCCGGCGCAGGAGCATTGGGGGCTTGTCTTGATGATTTCAATGGCGACAACTTCGACCATTCGGATTTGAACTTCCTCCACGGGGCCAATATTTCCATCACCCAGACCGGCAGAAGACCGATCGCCAACAATGCGACGCCTCCTGGTACGCCATCCTGGGGCGCGGAGTTTAAAAAACAATCCATTAAATATGCCAACAGTGTATTAAGCGTCGGTGCCCAAGGAGCAAGTTTGCCATACCGGCACCATTATCTCGATTTGGATCCGACTTATAAAGACGCTTTCGGACTGCCGTTATTGCGGATCACCTTTGATTTTGAAGAGCAGGATCGTCAGCTGGTGGCGTATTTAGGGGAACAAACGGAAAAAATCATGAAAGAGATGGGCGCGGACATTATTCAAGCAGGAAAAACGTTGGGGCCTTATAATATAGTTCCTTATCAATCCACCCACAATACCGGTGGCGCCATCATGGGGTCCAGCCCGGAGACGAGTGTATTGAATAATTATTTGCAAATGTGGGATTTTGAAAACGTCTTCATTCCGGGGGCCAGCGCATTCCCCCACAACTCCGGCTACAATCCGACAGATACGGTGGGGGCATTGGCATATCGCGCGGCTGAAGGAATTGATTTATATCTGCAAAAGGGCGGATTATTGGTTTAA
- the tatA gene encoding twin-arginine translocase TatA/TatE family subunit encodes MSLPSIGIPGLIIILFIAILLFGPSKLPQLGRAVGETLREFKNGTKKIVEENQRDE; translated from the coding sequence TTGAGTCTACCCTCCATTGGAATACCGGGACTCATCATTATTTTATTCATAGCCATCTTGTTATTTGGCCCAAGTAAATTGCCCCAATTGGGTAGGGCAGTCGGGGAAACCTTAAGGGAATTTAAAAATGGGACAAAGAAAATCGTGGAAGAGAATCAAAGAGATGAGTAA
- a CDS encoding diphthine--ammonia ligase has translation MIQPNDIQARHDEKIIIERKAVCKVNDWITKIKNKKFIASFSGGKDSTLALYKAIQAGEPVGLIGMLDETDHFSYSHRLSPEFLEAQARAIGCPIFTRAASWTTYEEKFIQLLEEAKEKGAEVLVTGDVDVPDHCSWHENVANKVGLDLCMPLWHRERREIVEEFVDSGFVAMVTTVNLSMGMRMDDLGRILTRDYIEELVERSIDPCGEAGEFHTTVLDGPIFSAPIQVEKLDIIRKDEYVFLPLKLK, from the coding sequence ATGATTCAACCAAACGATATCCAAGCCCGGCATGATGAAAAAATTATTATAGAAAGAAAGGCTGTATGTAAAGTGAATGATTGGATTACTAAAATAAAGAATAAAAAATTTATCGCATCCTTCAGCGGTGGAAAGGACAGTACGCTCGCTTTATATAAAGCCATACAAGCAGGAGAACCGGTTGGACTGATCGGGATGCTGGATGAAACGGATCACTTCTCCTACTCCCACCGATTGTCACCTGAATTTTTGGAAGCGCAAGCCCGTGCCATAGGCTGTCCCATCTTTACACGCGCCGCCAGCTGGACAACCTATGAAGAAAAGTTCATCCAGCTATTGGAGGAGGCAAAGGAAAAAGGGGCGGAAGTGCTCGTAACCGGCGATGTGGACGTACCTGACCACTGTTCCTGGCACGAAAACGTCGCGAATAAGGTGGGGCTTGATTTATGTATGCCCCTTTGGCACAGAGAGCGTCGAGAAATTGTCGAGGAATTTGTTGATTCTGGTTTTGTGGCCATGGTGACAACAGTGAATTTATCAATGGGTATGCGCATGGATGACTTGGGAAGAATATTGACCCGTGATTACATAGAGGAGCTTGTGGAACGGTCCATCGATCCATGCGGGGAAGCAGGGGAATTTCATACAACGGTGTTGGATGGTCCGATTTTTTCGGCGCCGATTCAAGTGGAAAAGTTGGACATCATTCGCAAAGATGAATATGTCTTTTTGCCGTTGAAATTGAAATAG
- a CDS encoding gluconate 2-dehydrogenase subunit 3 family protein — translation MVSRREFLKGAGLAIGGMALGGGIVGTIAANMSSSKETPKGDHHVETTEYNKALMFFTPTEHAVIDAAAERIFPKDENGPGAKELLVSYFIDHQLAGAWGTGSKEYRQGPFYPGEPTQGYQGHLNKQQIFRLGIEALQNEAKKRFNQSFTSLEGSQQDEILQAFEKGEVEIKGVSSSYFFSLLRSATLEGVYADPLYGGNRNMEGWRMKKFPGHQMSFADIIDKDEFVVIEPQSLHSQHHS, via the coding sequence TTGGTTTCCAGAAGAGAATTTTTGAAAGGTGCAGGATTGGCCATTGGGGGCATGGCACTGGGCGGCGGGATCGTAGGAACGATCGCTGCGAATATGTCTTCCTCCAAGGAAACGCCAAAAGGGGATCACCACGTTGAGACAACCGAGTATAACAAAGCGCTCATGTTTTTTACCCCAACGGAACACGCCGTAATCGATGCGGCGGCGGAGAGGATTTTCCCGAAAGATGAAAATGGCCCGGGAGCAAAGGAATTATTGGTTTCTTATTTCATCGATCATCAGTTGGCGGGTGCCTGGGGGACTGGTTCCAAAGAATATCGGCAAGGACCTTTCTATCCGGGCGAACCGACCCAGGGGTATCAAGGGCACTTGAACAAACAACAAATTTTCCGATTGGGCATTGAAGCTCTCCAAAACGAAGCAAAGAAACGATTCAACCAATCTTTCACCAGCTTGGAAGGTTCACAGCAAGATGAGATTTTACAAGCTTTTGAAAAAGGGGAAGTCGAAATCAAAGGGGTTTCTTCATCCTATTTCTTCTCGCTGTTGCGCAGTGCGACTTTGGAAGGCGTGTATGCCGATCCGTTATACGGTGGAAACCGCAATATGGAAGGATGGAGAATGAAAAAATTTCCGGGACATCAAATGAGTTTTGCAGACATTATCGATAAAGACGAATTTGTTGTGATTGAACCGCAAAGTTTACATTCCCAACATCATTCATGA